In the Geobacter sp. FeAm09 genome, one interval contains:
- the cas1c gene encoding type I-C CRISPR-associated endonuclease Cas1c — MKQLLNTLYVMTQGAYLSLDHETVRVEVNGDLKLQVPLHHLGSIVTMGNVMISPFFLGKCADDGRAVVILDRNGRYKCRMVGKTNGNVLLRQAQYQAGQDDDHTTAIAAAMTAGKVKNARNVLLRSARESGDPEEERHLRKSADIQAEALFHLKSARDTDHVRGLEGEAAAAYFDVFTLMMKPAERDSLPMNGRNRRPPLDPVNALISFLYTLLLNDCISAVEGVGLDPQMGFLHVPRPGRPSLGLDLMEEFRAFMADRLAVTLINRKQITLEHFEPRPGGAVYLNEKGRKEVVAAWQKRKQEETEHPLLAEKTLIGLVPHLQARLLARHLRGDLESYVPYIHP; from the coding sequence ATGAAACAGCTTCTCAACACGCTGTACGTCATGACCCAGGGAGCCTATCTGTCCCTTGATCACGAAACCGTGAGGGTGGAGGTGAATGGAGACTTGAAGCTCCAGGTGCCGCTCCATCATCTCGGTTCCATCGTCACCATGGGCAACGTCATGATCAGCCCGTTTTTTCTGGGTAAATGCGCTGATGACGGCCGTGCCGTGGTGATCCTGGACCGCAACGGCCGTTACAAATGCCGTATGGTAGGCAAGACAAACGGTAATGTCCTCTTGCGCCAGGCCCAGTATCAGGCAGGGCAGGATGACGACCACACAACGGCTATCGCCGCTGCCATGACTGCCGGAAAGGTGAAGAACGCCCGCAACGTGTTGCTGCGGAGCGCGCGGGAATCCGGCGACCCGGAAGAGGAAAGGCATCTGAGAAAATCGGCGGATATCCAGGCCGAAGCACTATTCCATCTCAAATCGGCCCGTGATACCGACCACGTGCGCGGTTTGGAGGGAGAGGCCGCTGCCGCGTATTTTGATGTTTTCACCCTTATGATGAAACCGGCGGAACGCGACAGCCTCCCCATGAACGGCCGTAACCGCAGGCCACCGCTGGACCCGGTGAATGCGCTAATTTCATTTCTTTATACGCTGCTTTTAAATGACTGCATCAGCGCTGTAGAAGGGGTCGGGCTCGATCCCCAGATGGGATTTCTGCATGTCCCCCGACCGGGGCGACCTTCGCTGGGGCTTGATCTTATGGAAGAATTCCGGGCTTTTATGGCAGACAGACTGGCTGTCACGCTGATTAACCGCAAGCAGATTACGTTGGAACATTTTGAGCCGCGGCCCGGTGGGGCCGTTTACCTGAACGAGAAGGGCCGCAAGGAGGTGGTAGCGGCCTGGCAGAAACGCAAACAGGAGGAAACAGAGCATCCGCTGTTGGCCGAAAAAACTCTCATCGGCTTGGTGCCACATCTTCAGGCTCGTTTGCTGGCCCGGCATCTGCGTGGCGATTTGGAGTCATATGTTCCGTACATCCATCCATAA
- the cas2 gene encoding CRISPR-associated endonuclease Cas2, with product MWIVVCYDVNTETREGRRRLRRVAQVCKNFGQRVQKSVFECQVDEMKFEQLRRLLLKEVKLELDNLRLYRLTEPREKRVEEYGATRTVFFDEETLVV from the coding sequence ATGTGGATTGTTGTCTGTTATGACGTCAATACCGAGACCAGAGAAGGAAGGCGGCGATTGCGGCGAGTGGCACAAGTTTGCAAGAACTTTGGTCAGCGGGTGCAGAAGTCGGTGTTTGAGTGCCAGGTGGATGAGATGAAATTTGAGCAACTTCGACGGTTATTATTGAAAGAGGTCAAATTGGAGTTGGACAACCTCCGTCTGTATCGTTTGACCGAACCGAGAGAGAAACGCGTTGAGGAATATGGTGCAACCAGAACGGTATTCTTTGATGAAGAAACGCTGGT